The following coding sequences lie in one Silvanigrella aquatica genomic window:
- a CDS encoding collagenase produces the protein MSIISKKKFNKSIRYLASSMILSNLPSLSHASPQKSPDETIAYCHDSSQKIISDMLTHIDLKEIEENKNSNENMRKISFINHISSLETSCLAKVKFSSPNEIKTIFNKDIMLAVTKTANYEVTQFNEKDFKKLLNLVTFLNIGFFLQSVNSEYIPDYHSKNEFKNIIGSLVHRFANALIGKHLNNRDEDFKNLSKQMFDLIHSAKTFEASLPLIEYVIQNSEFLNITDQSPLYEAVLSIQRALAASHDAGGIYFNKNRQIWQKNKDNIDIKSDVIVKNLIQIVNSIENIENKSTLSPELQKNYVRELGRFLRYEHHRENITSVLKNLILRTERKDINKLESPTAYWMEAVNALSQYNILTENNCKEFIDKNGENICDSKSILNKTLFQNSFKYDEGKIIFHTSLSKQEIDGLYHSIKQIESVYKNTIQKLNSRNNDPNERLQIFLYKSYDEYMKYKSYISDLSNAEDGGIYIESIGSFYTYSGDIGVTDRVRHEYVHYLNGRYLMDGIHGRTTLFDGKWNRMSWFEEGSAEFFAGATQTKGVQIRAPIVENLKNQTIRPIKEIINSTSKTIPIHEFYNQSYGIVLFLHFKNPEIFQNILKMIQENNVKGYDNIFENLSNNSQINLDYQEFIKELINGSKNYSYLNQHENHNFQYITLDTSNLSHSLESIQKILNSKLQINGFIINNCNVVASSEFENSQARFGCFGEVTLPLQSSTILKLNHSLENLKQDNNKHANTNCMFDDQSKLYCEGSLQSASFSFIPDSNQIEIRKHNSEQLKKIFRNSQEHFYFFVGDTLTTQLFENHQRTAASGYNYIKKQDPQKGVFSVNQNGEISYEDKSSTDKSNVTAVVSISDNKKTPIVDDKNDHEIHAKIFKFEELDERMFNSELFFDALGHVSNSLYRDELENKDGFTYFDNKFRRDYVNDLDFEIIEQPKFGRAVMEGRYIISYQKYDKKNEENDSFKVRVRKHNSHFKVITIQIKKYVANKIVDIELVNSTPIIPVTINLDENGIANQYVYKDIEHLLDSNSHYKYAFIEEPKCQSGLILENYGAIVYRKGNKCPTTPFKDEATILIRKVTNSENHPPVMRLQVTFE, from the coding sequence ATGAGTATCATTTCCAAAAAAAAATTTAATAAAAGTATTAGATATTTAGCTAGTTCTATGATATTATCAAATCTCCCTTCGTTATCTCATGCCTCTCCTCAAAAATCTCCTGATGAGACAATTGCTTATTGCCACGATTCTTCACAAAAAATTATTTCTGACATGTTGACCCACATCGATTTAAAAGAAATTGAAGAAAATAAAAATTCAAATGAGAATATGAGGAAAATATCTTTTATTAATCATATTTCTTCATTAGAAACTTCATGTTTAGCAAAAGTAAAATTTTCATCTCCAAATGAAATAAAAACAATCTTTAATAAAGATATTATGCTTGCTGTTACTAAAACTGCGAATTATGAAGTTACACAATTTAATGAAAAAGATTTTAAAAAACTTCTTAATTTAGTTACATTTTTAAATATTGGATTTTTCCTACAATCTGTTAATTCAGAATACATTCCTGATTATCATTCAAAAAATGAATTTAAAAATATTATTGGAAGTTTAGTTCATCGCTTTGCAAATGCTTTAATTGGAAAGCATTTAAATAATAGAGATGAAGATTTTAAAAATCTATCAAAGCAAATGTTTGATTTAATTCACTCCGCAAAAACTTTTGAGGCATCACTGCCACTCATTGAATATGTGATTCAAAATTCAGAGTTTTTGAATATCACAGATCAAAGTCCTCTTTATGAAGCTGTTTTATCCATTCAAAGAGCTTTAGCAGCTTCACATGATGCAGGAGGAATTTATTTTAATAAAAATAGACAAATATGGCAAAAAAACAAAGACAATATAGATATAAAATCAGATGTAATTGTAAAAAACTTAATACAAATCGTGAACAGTATTGAAAATATAGAAAATAAAAGCACTCTTTCTCCTGAACTACAAAAAAATTATGTCCGTGAATTAGGACGCTTTTTAAGATACGAACATCATCGCGAAAATATTACATCTGTATTAAAAAATTTAATCTTAAGAACAGAACGTAAAGATATAAATAAATTAGAAAGCCCGACAGCTTACTGGATGGAAGCAGTGAATGCTTTATCACAATACAATATTTTGACTGAAAATAATTGTAAAGAATTCATAGATAAAAATGGCGAAAATATTTGTGATTCTAAATCAATTTTAAATAAAACATTATTCCAAAATTCTTTTAAATATGATGAAGGAAAAATTATTTTCCACACATCACTCAGCAAACAAGAAATCGATGGTCTTTATCATTCTATAAAACAGATAGAGTCCGTTTATAAAAATACCATTCAAAAATTAAATTCTAGAAACAACGATCCCAATGAGAGGTTGCAAATTTTTCTCTATAAATCATATGATGAATATATGAAATACAAGTCTTATATTAGTGATTTAAGCAATGCTGAAGATGGTGGTATTTATATTGAGTCCATTGGTTCCTTTTATACTTATAGCGGTGATATTGGAGTGACTGACAGAGTTCGCCACGAATATGTTCATTATTTAAATGGTAGATATCTCATGGATGGTATTCACGGAAGAACCACATTATTTGATGGAAAATGGAACCGAATGTCTTGGTTTGAAGAAGGATCTGCTGAGTTTTTTGCAGGTGCTACACAGACAAAAGGTGTTCAAATTCGTGCGCCTATTGTCGAGAATCTTAAAAATCAAACCATTCGACCTATAAAAGAAATTATCAACTCAACTTCAAAAACCATTCCTATTCATGAATTTTATAATCAAAGCTATGGCATAGTTTTGTTTTTACATTTTAAAAATCCTGAAATATTTCAAAATATTTTAAAAATGATTCAAGAAAATAATGTAAAAGGATATGATAATATTTTTGAAAATCTATCTAATAATAGTCAAATTAACTTAGATTATCAAGAATTTATTAAAGAATTAATAAATGGTTCAAAAAATTATTCTTACTTAAATCAGCATGAAAATCATAATTTTCAATATATCACTTTAGACACCTCAAATTTATCTCATTCCTTAGAATCTATTCAAAAGATATTAAATTCCAAATTGCAAATTAATGGTTTTATAATTAATAATTGCAATGTTGTTGCAAGTTCCGAGTTTGAAAATTCTCAAGCACGTTTTGGCTGTTTTGGAGAAGTAACATTACCATTACAATCATCAACAATCTTAAAATTAAATCATTCATTAGAAAATCTTAAGCAAGATAATAATAAGCACGCTAATACCAACTGTATGTTTGATGACCAAAGTAAATTATATTGCGAAGGTTCTCTGCAAAGTGCAAGTTTTTCATTTATTCCTGATAGCAATCAAATCGAAATTAGAAAGCATAATTCAGAGCAATTGAAAAAAATATTCCGAAACTCACAAGAACATTTTTACTTTTTTGTGGGTGATACCTTAACAACGCAGCTTTTTGAAAATCATCAAAGAACAGCAGCAAGCGGTTATAATTATATTAAAAAACAAGACCCTCAAAAAGGAGTCTTTTCCGTAAATCAAAATGGTGAAATTAGCTATGAAGACAAAAGTTCAACTGATAAATCTAATGTAACAGCGGTCGTTTCTATTAGTGATAATAAAAAAACGCCAATAGTTGATGATAAAAATGACCATGAAATTCATGCAAAGATATTCAAATTTGAAGAGCTTGATGAGAGAATGTTTAACAGTGAATTATTTTTCGATGCTTTAGGACATGTATCAAATTCATTGTACAGAGATGAACTAGAAAATAAAGATGGTTTTACTTATTTCGACAATAAATTTAGAAGAGATTACGTAAATGATTTGGATTTCGAAATTATTGAACAACCCAAATTTGGCAGAGCTGTTATGGAGGGTCGTTACATTATTTCATATCAAAAATATGATAAAAAAAATGAAGAAAATGACAGTTTTAAAGTTCGTGTCAGAAAACATAATAGTCATTTTAAAGTTATTACTATTCAAATTAAAAAATATGTTGCAAACAAAATTGTTGATATTGAATTAGTTAACTCAACCCCCATAATACCTGTTACTATAAATCTTGATGAAAATGGAATTGCGAATCAATATGTTTACAAAGACATTGAACATTTATTAGATAGTAATTCACACTATAAATATGCATTTATTGAAGAACCCAAGTGTCAAAGTGGACTTATATTAGAAAATTATGGAGCGATAGTATATAGAAAAGGAAACAAATGTCCCACCACACCATTTAAAGATGAAGCAACCATACTGATTCGAAAAGTAACAAATTCCGAAAATCACCCGCCTGTTATGAGATTGCAAGTGACATTCGAATAA
- a CDS encoding recombination-associated protein RdgC, with protein MPIATGSFAIKRFQILSPVKDISMTWILERMQKHFISPLDLDDVREEAIGFCHPFSGESKIENPHGLIYENVFVFGIREDKKKIPATYMKLQLRAALDALGHERENAQGVIKKVGKKVRDSVKDRLKDELLRSTLPSVRLIEILWHLNTNQIWLTSASPSVVCEFEKIFTEAFELPLVVINPGTAALDFERIQLGLKIDTQPYFDVSPISLATADVRKNHNEKNVDSNEAPLF; from the coding sequence ATGCCTATTGCTACAGGATCTTTTGCTATCAAGCGTTTTCAAATTTTGTCCCCCGTCAAAGATATTTCAATGACTTGGATATTGGAGCGGATGCAAAAGCATTTTATTTCTCCCCTTGACTTAGATGATGTGCGTGAGGAAGCGATTGGATTTTGTCATCCTTTTTCGGGAGAATCTAAAATTGAAAATCCTCATGGACTTATTTATGAGAACGTCTTTGTTTTTGGAATAAGAGAAGATAAGAAAAAAATACCTGCGACTTATATGAAGTTACAGCTTCGTGCTGCACTCGATGCTTTAGGTCATGAGCGTGAAAACGCCCAGGGAGTTATCAAAAAAGTAGGAAAAAAGGTGCGCGACTCCGTTAAGGATCGCTTAAAAGATGAATTATTGCGAAGTACTTTACCTTCTGTCAGGCTTATTGAAATTTTGTGGCATTTAAATACAAATCAAATATGGTTGACATCCGCTTCGCCTTCCGTTGTGTGTGAGTTTGAAAAGATTTTCACAGAAGCCTTTGAACTTCCGCTGGTTGTCATTAATCCAGGCACGGCCGCACTTGATTTTGAGCGGATTCAATTAGGTTTAAAAATAGACACACAGCCCTATTTTGATGTTTCTCCCATTTCTCTGGCGACCGCCGATGTTCGTAAAAATCATAATGAGAAAAATGTTGATTCAAATGAAGCGCCTTTATTTTAG
- the tig gene encoding trigger factor: MTYSSTIEEVNSTRRKFKISVPAASIKVAFSEVASEIQKTAEIRGFRKGKAPQALIRKFYLGDIVKKAADKVINNAYSDAAKTVDFQIVSYPHIEPENQFEENNDFAFSATVDINPKIEMKDYNDISIKMNEKLNIDVENELEKLLSSYARVLGKTEKDESGRAVAQGDVANVSYTVTHEGQLLNEKEAKGQLIELNGSNLPAIEEAILGLKPNESKVFAVTYPENYQEADLKGKTVEFNLVLNAVETIVSAPLDEEFAKRLGHKTIDEASTSIRETIKKSNEEARTNVAFGQVVDHVLAKNEFDVAESLIESTIDRAIAEANANTPKGSQLKNDDEAVREKYREWANKQVRGILALGHIARQEGIIVSDEEMLRDMASYAMANRMDPRELIKRAGAQVYDEFRGQVMIRKVIAKILETAKIEYTSEK, from the coding sequence ATGACATATTCCTCAACTATTGAAGAAGTTAACAGCACTCGTCGCAAATTTAAAATATCTGTGCCAGCTGCTTCTATAAAAGTCGCTTTTTCAGAAGTCGCTTCTGAAATTCAAAAAACCGCTGAAATTCGTGGTTTTCGTAAAGGTAAAGCGCCGCAAGCTCTTATCCGTAAGTTTTATTTGGGCGATATTGTAAAAAAAGCTGCTGATAAAGTAATCAATAACGCTTATTCTGATGCCGCAAAAACAGTTGATTTTCAAATTGTAAGCTATCCTCATATTGAACCTGAAAATCAATTTGAAGAAAATAATGATTTTGCCTTCTCTGCAACTGTAGACATCAATCCAAAAATTGAGATGAAAGATTATAATGACATCTCTATTAAAATGAATGAAAAATTAAATATTGATGTTGAAAATGAGCTTGAAAAACTCCTTTCCAGTTATGCTCGTGTTCTTGGAAAAACTGAGAAAGACGAATCTGGCAGAGCGGTTGCTCAAGGTGATGTGGCAAATGTAAGTTACACCGTTACGCATGAAGGTCAACTTCTTAATGAAAAAGAGGCAAAAGGCCAACTTATCGAACTCAATGGCTCTAATTTGCCAGCCATCGAAGAAGCCATTTTAGGCTTAAAGCCAAATGAATCTAAAGTATTTGCAGTAACTTATCCTGAAAACTACCAAGAGGCCGATCTTAAAGGGAAAACGGTTGAGTTCAATTTGGTTCTCAATGCTGTTGAAACCATTGTTTCTGCCCCTTTGGACGAAGAGTTTGCAAAGCGCCTTGGGCATAAAACCATAGATGAGGCATCAACCAGCATCCGCGAAACTATCAAAAAATCGAACGAAGAAGCACGTACCAATGTTGCTTTTGGACAAGTTGTCGATCATGTTCTTGCTAAAAATGAATTTGATGTTGCCGAAAGCTTAATTGAAAGCACCATTGATAGAGCTATTGCAGAAGCCAATGCAAACACTCCAAAAGGTTCACAACTTAAAAATGATGACGAAGCAGTTCGTGAAAAATATCGTGAATGGGCAAATAAACAAGTTCGCGGCATTCTCGCTCTCGGACATATTGCGCGTCAAGAAGGCATCATAGTTTCTGATGAAGAAATGCTTCGCGATATGGCTTCTTACGCTATGGCAAATCGTATGGATCCTCGTGAGCTCATCAAACGTGCCGGCGCTCAAGTATATGATGAATTCCGTGGTCAAGTAATGATTCGTAAAGTTATTGCTAAAATTCTTGAGACTGCAAAAATAGAATACACAAGCGAGAAATAA
- a CDS encoding MotE family protein → MKYLLILLLSLKFFLNHQVLLAQNLPVIPKGDLSTSESMRIRDELEMLKQDIEQKLVKLEEAKKSYDLARLDVDARLKKVEEEKRLLDETLQKEKKLKEDRVKNAVEFVSKMEPRKVAPVMDAMDRDLVIVLLSKLPPRQVTKLLENSTPAKATQFLEYYTRIRSGREFEMLRELGLCAPYKDKNEEKGKSPP, encoded by the coding sequence ATGAAATACCTTCTAATTCTTTTGTTAAGCCTAAAGTTTTTTTTAAATCATCAGGTTTTATTGGCACAAAATTTACCCGTAATACCTAAAGGAGATTTGAGCACTTCCGAATCTATGCGCATCCGTGATGAACTGGAAATGCTAAAACAAGACATTGAACAAAAACTTGTGAAGCTGGAAGAAGCAAAGAAATCTTATGATTTGGCCAGACTAGATGTCGATGCCCGTTTAAAAAAAGTGGAAGAAGAAAAAAGGTTACTTGACGAAACCCTACAAAAAGAGAAAAAACTGAAGGAGGATAGGGTGAAGAATGCTGTGGAGTTTGTTTCAAAAATGGAGCCCCGCAAAGTCGCTCCTGTTATGGACGCCATGGATAGGGATTTGGTTATCGTTTTATTAAGCAAATTACCTCCTAGACAAGTAACAAAGCTCCTAGAAAATTCAACACCCGCAAAAGCGACACAATTTTTGGAGTACTATACGCGCATCCGCTCTGGCAGAGAATTTGAAATGCTCAGAGAGCTTGGCCTATGTGCGCCTTATAAGGATAAAAATGAAGAAAAAGGAAAATCCCCGCCGTAA
- the fliJ gene encoding flagellar export protein FliJ, translating into MTFQFTLQKILNLREQETEDAETKVEYAKKIIFELKKMIHEERDLYFSDRDDLNKYALQAQIHKVKLFENSLRLRQDRIMELLDNLRTCQSDLEVYQQALIQCRRNQKILENLKDLKQKEYYKVENRKEQALLDELGNQKFVRMQMQEKDDE; encoded by the coding sequence GTGACATTTCAATTTACTTTGCAAAAAATTTTAAATCTGAGGGAACAGGAAACAGAAGATGCAGAAACAAAAGTGGAGTATGCAAAAAAAATAATTTTTGAATTAAAAAAAATGATTCATGAAGAACGAGATCTCTATTTTTCAGACAGAGATGATCTTAATAAATATGCATTGCAAGCACAAATTCACAAAGTAAAATTGTTTGAAAACTCATTAAGATTAAGACAGGATCGTATTATGGAGTTGCTGGATAATTTGCGTACTTGTCAGTCTGATTTAGAGGTTTATCAACAAGCCTTAATTCAATGTCGCCGAAATCAAAAAATTCTCGAAAATTTAAAAGATTTAAAACAAAAAGAGTATTACAAAGTTGAAAATCGCAAAGAACAAGCTTTACTCGACGAGTTGGGCAACCAAAAATTTGTTCGTATGCAAATGCAAGAAAAGGATGATGAATGA
- a CDS encoding THUMP domain-containing class I SAM-dependent RNA methyltransferase: MKKKENPRRNSSHPQGYRHSDHTRQRFFISTSRGFEDILKDELEEICSEYQIKGNIWKGSAGCYLESAWDGCIAANLASLCASRVLLVLAEDEVSQEEDLYHLARTIHWPDLFSKNLTFSVNASLNDTFVRNSMFVGLKVKDAICDSFRDQFGERPDVNTENPDVKIFVRLFRDKFSISVDTTGVPLSQRGYRVETVEAPLKESLASSLLRISGLHLLANSIWNSSNPVYFEDKETRLLKEQSRETKKPQILLSPYILDPMCGSGTFLIEAALLLLHWKPNVHRNDFAFMDLCPQKSQEMKAALKNLKTKILAKEKSLTDLIMRIQMYAEKNNINFNSNILSPFHGSDISERNIETARECAKVAGLSKLINFTKKNAFDAQPHASQGMLIVNPPYGERLEEGEDLTPLYQGLGDLWKQQFPHWTAWMITGSEEGAKRVGLRPSRKVAVYNGSIPCKFLQYVMYPRNPKVSE; this comes from the coding sequence ATGAAGAAAAAGGAAAATCCCCGCCGTAATTCGAGTCATCCCCAAGGCTATAGGCATTCGGATCATACGCGCCAACGTTTTTTTATTTCAACATCACGTGGTTTTGAAGATATTTTAAAAGATGAATTAGAGGAAATTTGTTCAGAATATCAAATAAAAGGGAATATTTGGAAAGGTTCAGCAGGTTGCTATTTAGAATCCGCTTGGGATGGTTGCATTGCCGCCAATTTGGCTTCCCTTTGTGCCAGTCGCGTTTTGCTTGTTTTAGCAGAAGATGAAGTTTCCCAGGAAGAGGATCTTTATCATTTGGCGCGCACAATTCATTGGCCCGATCTTTTTTCTAAAAATTTGACCTTTTCTGTGAATGCGTCATTGAATGACACCTTTGTGCGCAATTCCATGTTTGTTGGGTTAAAAGTTAAAGATGCCATTTGTGATTCCTTTCGTGACCAATTTGGCGAACGTCCCGACGTTAATACCGAAAATCCCGATGTAAAAATATTTGTCCGTTTATTTCGCGATAAATTTAGCATATCCGTCGATACGACGGGAGTCCCTCTTTCCCAAAGAGGTTACCGCGTCGAGACCGTGGAGGCGCCTTTAAAAGAATCTTTGGCTTCATCTCTTTTGCGCATATCGGGGTTGCATCTTTTAGCAAATAGCATTTGGAATTCATCAAATCCCGTTTATTTTGAAGATAAAGAAACACGATTATTAAAGGAACAGTCAAGAGAAACTAAAAAACCTCAAATTCTTCTGTCACCTTACATTTTAGATCCGATGTGTGGTTCGGGAACATTTTTAATCGAAGCAGCCTTATTATTGTTACATTGGAAACCAAATGTTCATCGTAATGATTTTGCATTTATGGACTTATGTCCTCAAAAATCTCAAGAAATGAAAGCGGCATTAAAGAATCTTAAAACAAAAATCTTGGCAAAAGAAAAATCCTTAACGGATTTAATTATGCGTATTCAAATGTATGCAGAGAAAAATAATATAAATTTTAATTCAAATATTTTATCACCTTTTCATGGAAGCGATATTTCGGAAAGAAATATTGAAACGGCACGAGAATGCGCAAAGGTCGCAGGTTTGAGTAAATTGATTAACTTTACAAAAAAGAACGCCTTCGATGCCCAACCGCATGCATCTCAGGGTATGCTCATTGTCAATCCACCTTACGGTGAGCGTCTTGAGGAGGGTGAAGATCTCACTCCCCTTTATCAAGGCCTTGGAGATCTTTGGAAACAGCAATTTCCTCACTGGACAGCTTGGATGATTACGGGAAGTGAAGAAGGAGCAAAACGAGTGGGCTTGCGTCCTTCAAGAAAAGTTGCGGTCTACAATGGAAGTATTCCGTGCAAGTTTCTACAATACGTTATGTACCCAAGAAACCCAAAAGTTTCAGAATAA
- a CDS encoding fatty acid desaturase family protein: protein MDDHNQSSFSEIVQINKEELASGYPKWFRVVECLALIAFFVSTGIILYRIFLSIPDLWYLLLPASLLGWIFSDFIGGVVHWAGDTWGSVDFPIFGPALIRPFREHHVDPYAITRHDFIETNAACALAGNPILFVCLFLNMGKDYKVTSFLIYFVFFMTIFVLFTNQIHKWSHTPNPNRFLKFLQNTRIFLNPEHHKIHHTVPFNKYYCITTGWMNPILTRIQFFPRLERLITKYTRALPRREDIGIKAAEKLI from the coding sequence ATGGATGATCACAATCAGTCCTCTTTTTCTGAAATTGTTCAAATAAATAAGGAAGAGCTTGCCAGCGGCTATCCGAAATGGTTTCGCGTTGTTGAGTGTCTCGCTTTGATCGCCTTTTTTGTTTCCACGGGAATTATTTTATATCGCATTTTTCTTTCTATACCCGATTTATGGTATTTGCTTCTCCCCGCATCTCTTCTTGGTTGGATATTTAGTGATTTTATTGGTGGTGTCGTGCATTGGGCTGGTGACACATGGGGTTCCGTTGATTTCCCTATATTTGGTCCTGCATTAATCAGACCTTTTCGCGAACATCATGTCGATCCTTATGCTATTACGCGTCACGATTTCATAGAAACCAACGCGGCTTGTGCCTTAGCAGGAAATCCTATTTTATTTGTCTGTTTATTTTTGAATATGGGAAAAGATTATAAAGTAACTTCTTTTTTAATTTATTTTGTCTTTTTTATGACTATTTTTGTTCTATTTACAAATCAAATTCACAAGTGGTCTCATACGCCAAACCCTAATCGTTTTTTAAAATTTTTGCAAAATACACGGATTTTTTTAAACCCTGAACACCATAAAATTCACCACACTGTTCCCTTTAATAAATATTATTGTATTACAACGGGTTGGATGAACCCCATTTTAACGCGCATTCAATTTTTTCCTCGCCTGGAACGCTTGATTACAAAATATACTAGAGCACTCCCACGTCGCGAAGATATTGGTATTAAAGCTGCTGAAAAACTAATCTAA
- a CDS encoding patatin-like phospholipase family protein, producing MSDKYSGYKEYRVMYIGEESLIASLKVDFIKAGAKNTSPLKPNSFSVSSYLIRRLAVAANSFPGATVNFYTDVYELARELPVFDADLIILDERELNNDFHFKDLVDRFVPKEEKEEDNQDTEVLHSSQSAKEQKEQKIPVSFESLKSAIEKFTPRDFIYTMRRIVVVLPRSARKTNREFYLSLANIRAVITDPSDSVELFLAATRQLYDFRQNHKKTSICISGGGLEGYIYSIGVISAIDSCLLDKETGDFDIFCGVSSGAIVASTLAMGVHSEDLVKQIYRKHTSLEPLGLNTVFDLAGSEIAKRFFDVVRAFSTFDSGELISRLQHSVPTGFFKGEKLKKFFENQMRHFGVEDNLSTLKKELYINVTDQDTGENIVFGEEPWRDIKISQAIRASTALPPFYLPELIKGHWFTDGQLTSSSDFNTAIRKGASLVVYIDPMVPYTSNLPGAVMKKGGYFTMVQAVKSLVQTRSSSMLKHSMDNHPDVDFVIFKPTDEVMEAMAGNPMKYYIRTELVELGFRCTISQILSSYDAIAHKFAKHGFALKSKNMISSLLN from the coding sequence GTGTCCGACAAATATTCCGGTTATAAAGAATACCGTGTCATGTACATTGGTGAAGAATCTTTAATTGCATCTTTAAAAGTAGATTTTATTAAAGCAGGGGCAAAAAATACTTCGCCTTTAAAGCCCAATTCCTTTTCTGTTTCCTCTTATTTGATTCGACGTTTGGCTGTTGCTGCAAATTCATTTCCAGGTGCTACGGTTAATTTTTATACTGATGTCTATGAGCTAGCCAGAGAACTTCCTGTATTTGATGCCGATTTAATTATATTAGATGAACGAGAACTCAATAATGATTTTCACTTTAAAGATCTAGTGGATCGTTTTGTACCAAAAGAGGAAAAAGAAGAAGACAATCAAGACACAGAAGTTTTGCATTCTTCACAAAGTGCAAAGGAACAAAAAGAACAAAAAATTCCTGTGAGTTTTGAAAGCTTAAAATCGGCTATTGAAAAATTTACACCCCGTGATTTTATTTATACTATGCGCCGGATTGTTGTTGTGTTACCTCGTTCTGCCCGAAAAACCAACCGTGAATTTTATTTAAGTCTTGCCAATATTCGTGCGGTTATTACCGATCCATCCGATTCCGTAGAATTGTTTTTGGCAGCGACGCGGCAACTTTATGATTTTAGACAAAATCATAAAAAAACAAGTATCTGCATCTCGGGTGGAGGTCTTGAAGGTTATATTTATTCTATTGGAGTAATTAGCGCCATAGACAGCTGTTTGCTTGATAAGGAAACAGGAGATTTTGATATTTTTTGTGGTGTTTCTTCAGGAGCTATTGTGGCAAGCACTTTAGCTATGGGAGTTCACTCAGAAGACCTCGTAAAACAAATATATCGTAAGCATACCAGTCTTGAACCACTGGGATTAAACACGGTTTTTGATTTAGCAGGTTCGGAAATTGCTAAGCGCTTTTTTGATGTTGTTCGTGCCTTTTCGACATTTGATTCCGGTGAATTGATCAGCCGATTGCAGCATTCTGTGCCAACTGGTTTTTTTAAGGGAGAAAAATTAAAAAAGTTTTTTGAAAATCAAATGAGACATTTTGGTGTTGAAGATAATTTATCAACATTAAAAAAAGAATTATACATTAACGTAACAGATCAAGATACAGGTGAAAATATTGTCTTTGGTGAAGAACCTTGGCGAGATATAAAAATCAGTCAAGCTATTCGCGCCAGTACAGCTCTTCCTCCGTTTTATTTACCTGAATTAATAAAAGGCCATTGGTTTACAGACGGGCAATTAACAAGTTCTTCAGATTTTAATACAGCTATTCGTAAGGGAGCATCCTTAGTCGTGTATATCGATCCTATGGTACCTTATACTAGTAATTTACCTGGAGCCGTCATGAAAAAAGGTGGTTACTTTACCATGGTGCAGGCTGTAAAAAGTCTTGTGCAAACCAGATCAAGTTCGATGTTAAAACATTCTATGGACAATCATCCCGATGTTGATTTTGTTATTTTCAAGCCCACAGATGAAGTTATGGAAGCTATGGCAGGAAATCCAATGAAATATTATATTCGAACAGAACTTGTGGAGTTAGGTTTTCGCTGTACGATTTCTCAAATTCTTTCTTCCTATGATGCCATTGCTCATAAATTTGCAAAGCATGGTTTTGCTTTAAAATCAAAAAATATGATTTCTTCACTCCTCAACTGA
- a CDS encoding peroxiredoxin, translating to MPIAKKVISPILEKPYKVKKFSVIDTHSNKYTNTNLLGKWHVVYFYPKDMTSGCTIEANDFQKKLKLFKELDCNVMGVSKDSCVSHQKFVEKENLTFLLLSDEELKMCEAFEVWKEKSMYGKKYMGVERSTFLINPEGFVVAEWRKVKVTDHVKEVFNVLKNIQKN from the coding sequence ATGCCTATTGCAAAAAAAGTAATATCGCCCATCTTAGAAAAACCATATAAAGTAAAAAAATTTTCTGTTATTGACACGCATTCCAATAAGTACACAAATACAAATTTATTAGGAAAATGGCATGTTGTTTATTTTTATCCTAAAGACATGACATCGGGTTGTACTATTGAGGCAAACGACTTTCAAAAAAAGCTAAAATTATTTAAAGAACTTGATTGCAACGTGATGGGAGTGAGTAAAGATTCCTGTGTAAGTCATCAAAAATTTGTTGAAAAAGAAAATCTTACTTTTTTGTTACTTTCTGATGAGGAACTTAAAATGTGTGAAGCTTTTGAAGTTTGGAAGGAAAAAAGTATGTATGGAAAAAAATACATGGGGGTAGAACGCTCTACATTTTTGATTAATCCTGAGGGTTTTGTGGTGGCAGAGTGGCGAAAAGTTAAAGTAACAGATCATGTAAAAGAAGTTTTTAATGTTTTAAAGAATATTCAAAAAAATTGA